A window of Hippea jasoniae contains these coding sequences:
- a CDS encoding phosphatidylglycerophosphatase A family protein, with protein sequence MKINEDTIQRISEQISTVFGVGYTAYAPGTMGSLYGLLLYMFAKELNAVLYVLFIVVLFVIGTFTSDVMENVYGIKDPSFVIIDEVVGMMICFITIPYSPLTAIAGFLLFRIIDISKLPPLNILEKIGGGFGIMIDDAVGGLMVNIILQVIVK encoded by the coding sequence ATGAAAATCAATGAGGATACGATTCAGAGGATTTCTGAGCAGATAAGCACGGTTTTTGGTGTGGGTTATACAGCCTATGCTCCCGGTACCATGGGCAGTCTCTATGGATTGTTGCTGTACATGTTTGCAAAAGAGCTAAATGCCGTACTCTATGTTTTATTTATTGTAGTACTTTTTGTAATAGGCACCTTTACAAGCGATGTTATGGAAAATGTTTACGGTATTAAAGACCCATCTTTTGTGATTATTGATGAGGTTGTGGGGATGATGATCTGCTTTATAACCATTCCATACTCACCCCTAACGGCGATTGCGGGTTTTTTACTGTTTAGAATTATCGATATTTCCAAGCTTCCGCCTTTGAATATACTTGAAAAAATCGGTGGTGGTTTTGGTATAATGATTGATGATGCCGTAGGTGGCTTAATGGTAAATATAATCCTTCAGGTGATAGTAAAATGA
- the thpR gene encoding RNA 2',3'-cyclic phosphodiesterase, whose protein sequence is MRLFVALEVSESIIQQIGLLQKKIAQITDKIRPVALKNMHITLKFLGEQLPQAVDRIAEIINDNVNKKPVAIRLDKAGVFKNLKHPQVLWLGEENKQFEDFALKLSNELDVFRPSDNKPFCHLTIGRMKYIKQKDLLDVLKLCRDFVSENNLNFVADSIGLFESRLKKSGAEYRLIKKFNFKG, encoded by the coding sequence GTGAGATTGTTTGTAGCCTTAGAGGTTTCAGAATCGATAATACAACAGATTGGTTTGCTGCAGAAAAAAATCGCTCAAATAACGGATAAGATCAGACCTGTAGCCTTAAAGAATATGCATATAACGTTGAAGTTTTTGGGCGAGCAGCTTCCGCAGGCTGTAGATAGGATAGCTGAAATTATAAACGATAATGTTAATAAGAAGCCTGTAGCAATAAGGCTTGATAAAGCCGGTGTTTTTAAAAATCTCAAGCATCCGCAGGTGTTGTGGCTGGGTGAGGAAAACAAACAGTTTGAAGATTTTGCTTTAAAATTATCAAATGAGCTTGATGTTTTCAGGCCTTCAGACAACAAACCGTTCTGCCATCTTACAATTGGACGAATGAAATATATAAAACAAAAGGATCTGTTGGATGTGTTGAAGCTTTGCAGGGATTTTGTTTCAGAAAACAACCTGAATTTTGTTGCAGATAGTATCGGCCTGTTTGAAAGCAGGCTTAAAAAAAGCGGCGCTGAATATAGATTGATTAAAAAATTCAATTTTAAGGGGTGA
- the recA gene encoding recombinase RecA, whose protein sequence is MDEKKLQSLNMAISKIEKTFGKGALMKLGDAKAVDVNVIPTGILSLDYALGVCGIPRGRITEIYGHESSGKTTLALHCVAEAQKGGGIAAFVDAEHALDVYYAEKLGVDIDNLLVSQPDSGEQALEIIDTLVRSNAVDIIVVDSVAALVPQAEIEGDMGDAHVGLQARLMSQALRKLTAAISKSNVAIIFLNQIRMKIGVMFGNPETTTGGNALKFYSSIRLEIRKSGTPIKQAGEVVGNRVKVKVVKNKVAPPFREAEFDIIYGMGADKIGDLLDLAVASEIVEKSGSWYSYNDERLGQGRDNAKEFLSQRPELIEEIEQKLREKLNCKQEESDEV, encoded by the coding sequence ATGGATGAAAAAAAACTTCAATCGTTGAATATGGCTATCTCAAAGATAGAAAAGACATTTGGCAAGGGTGCCTTAATGAAACTTGGTGATGCAAAAGCAGTTGATGTAAATGTAATTCCAACGGGTATTTTATCGCTTGATTATGCACTTGGTGTATGCGGCATTCCACGCGGCAGAATCACAGAGATCTACGGTCATGAATCCAGCGGTAAAACAACACTTGCACTTCATTGTGTGGCTGAGGCTCAAAAGGGTGGTGGTATAGCTGCGTTTGTTGATGCAGAGCATGCATTGGATGTTTATTATGCAGAAAAGTTAGGTGTTGATATAGATAATCTGCTTGTCAGTCAGCCAGACTCAGGCGAACAGGCGCTGGAGATTATCGATACGCTTGTAAGGAGCAATGCTGTTGATATTATAGTTGTGGATTCTGTGGCTGCACTTGTGCCGCAGGCTGAAATCGAGGGTGATATGGGCGATGCCCATGTGGGTTTGCAGGCTCGCCTGATGAGTCAGGCGTTAAGAAAACTTACAGCGGCTATCAGTAAATCCAATGTGGCTATTATTTTTCTCAATCAGATCAGAATGAAAATTGGTGTTATGTTTGGCAATCCCGAAACAACAACAGGTGGCAATGCACTGAAGTTTTACTCATCAATCAGGCTTGAGATAAGAAAAAGTGGCACACCGATTAAGCAGGCTGGCGAGGTTGTGGGAAACAGGGTAAAGGTTAAGGTTGTTAAAAATAAAGTCGCACCGCCATTCAGAGAGGCTGAGTTTGATATTATCTACGGTATGGGTGCTGATAAAATCGGCGATTTGCTGGACTTGGCTGTTGCCAGCGAGATTGTGGAAAAAAGCGGCTCATGGTATTCATACAACGATGAAAGATTGGGTCAGGGCAGGGATAATGCAAAGGAATTCCTCTCTCAAAGGCCTGAACTTATAGAGGAGATAGAACAAAAATTGAGAGAAAAACTCAACTGTAAACAAGAGGAGAGCGATGAGGTTTGA
- a CDS encoding NADH-quinone oxidoreductase subunit N — MLYSLKDLTAIIPELILTGFAFAILLIDLWLPKRLKNFNGILALFGVVFAFAAAVVMYNTPMDAFNHMIVMDRASNLATIIMLLTAFVAIVMSFDFLNREGYNLGEYYEILLFSLVAMIILASTYNLIVMFIAVETLSIGMYILTGFLRHKAESVEGAMKYFILGSFASTFLVLGIGLFYGMFGSVDLLTIKKLLGTSSEFYKWLAILAFLFVFVGFGFKIAAFPFHSWTPDVYASAPTPMSAFMSVAPKAASFLALLRFVAMGMGPIEANWTKILWVIAVATMTFGNTVALWQKDLKRLLGYSSIAHAGYMLVGITAANALGYGAVMFYLFGYLFMNLGAFAVAEFISQKDDRGTEIENLKGFGYRYPLLGAAMLIFMFCLAGVPPTVGFVGKYYLFSAAVKSHLYWLAVIGVINSAISAYFYLNIVVTMYMKEEKGQESRVYEVFNSIPVKAVILITALSVLYIGIFPSTFLDIALHSISF, encoded by the coding sequence ATGCTTTACAGTCTAAAGGATTTAACGGCAATAATCCCAGAGCTGATTCTTACAGGTTTTGCGTTTGCTATTTTACTGATCGATTTATGGTTGCCAAAGAGGTTAAAGAATTTTAACGGCATACTTGCCCTGTTTGGAGTCGTGTTTGCCTTTGCAGCAGCTGTTGTTATGTACAACACACCTATGGATGCTTTCAATCACATGATAGTGATGGATAGGGCAAGTAATTTAGCCACCATTATTATGCTGCTTACAGCATTTGTAGCCATAGTGATGAGCTTTGATTTTCTAAACAGGGAAGGCTACAACCTTGGTGAGTATTATGAGATTCTACTGTTTTCGCTTGTTGCAATGATTATTCTTGCCTCAACCTACAACCTGATCGTTATGTTTATAGCTGTTGAGACACTTTCAATAGGCATGTATATACTCACAGGCTTTTTAAGACATAAGGCAGAAAGCGTTGAGGGTGCAATGAAGTATTTTATCCTTGGGTCATTTGCATCTACCTTCCTTGTTTTGGGTATAGGTCTGTTTTACGGTATGTTTGGTAGCGTAGATCTGTTGACGATCAAAAAGTTACTTGGCACAAGCAGCGAATTCTATAAATGGCTTGCCATTTTGGCATTCCTCTTTGTATTTGTTGGATTTGGATTCAAGATTGCAGCTTTTCCATTCCACTCCTGGACACCTGATGTTTATGCATCAGCTCCAACGCCTATGAGTGCGTTTATGTCTGTAGCACCAAAAGCAGCAAGCTTTTTGGCACTGCTGAGGTTTGTTGCTATGGGAATGGGGCCGATTGAGGCTAACTGGACAAAGATTCTCTGGGTTATTGCAGTAGCTACAATGACCTTTGGTAATACTGTGGCGCTGTGGCAGAAGGATTTAAAAAGACTCCTTGGTTATTCATCTATTGCACATGCAGGATACATGCTTGTAGGTATAACAGCAGCCAACGCTTTAGGATATGGCGCTGTGATGTTCTACCTGTTTGGCTATCTGTTTATGAACCTTGGCGCATTTGCCGTTGCTGAGTTTATTTCTCAAAAGGATGACAGGGGTACAGAGATTGAAAACCTCAAGGGTTTTGGATATAGATATCCCCTGCTTGGTGCGGCAATGCTTATCTTTATGTTCTGTCTTGCCGGGGTCCCACCAACAGTTGGCTTTGTGGGTAAATACTACCTCTTTTCAGCAGCGGTTAAATCACACCTCTACTGGCTTGCTGTAATCGGTGTTATAAACAGCGCTATTTCTGCATATTTCTATCTCAATATTGTTGTTACGATGTATATGAAAGAAGAAAAAGGCCAGGAGAGCAGGGTTTATGAGGTGTTTAACTCAATCCCTGTAAAGGCTGTTATTCTTATTACGGCATTGAGCGTTCTTTATATCGGTATCTTCCCAAGCACATTTTTGGATATCGCACTGCATTCTATAAGCTTTTAG
- a CDS encoding aspartate aminotransferase family protein — MDEIFSLSDSYLFNTYNRFRVVFEKGEGVYLYDYNGNRYIDFLAGIAVVSLGHCHPVVVDAIKKQAEKLIHTSNLYYIKQQAEVAKLLVDHSCCDRVFFVNSGAEANETAIKLVRKFYNPHRFKILSFKNSFHGRTLAALSATGQDAYKTDFEPLVEGFEFAEFNNIDDAISKIDDKTAAVLVEFIQGEGGINVAKEDFIKKLYNYCKDRGVLFVADEVQTGAGRTGKFFAYEHYGVEPDVITLAKGIGGGVPIGVVLAKENVAKALGLSTHGSTFGGNQLSCSVAEAVVKHILSDGFLEDVKQKGEYLISSLKNKLSDKQWIVDIRGLGLMIGVELDSVDHAKAVINKAFENGLLIGRAGEKTIRLEPPLIVEKSIIDEAVDILDGIIQ, encoded by the coding sequence ATGGATGAGATATTTAGCTTAAGCGATAGCTATCTATTCAACACATACAACCGTTTCAGGGTTGTTTTTGAAAAAGGAGAAGGGGTTTATCTGTACGATTATAACGGCAATAGATATATCGATTTTTTAGCTGGTATTGCCGTAGTTAGTCTTGGTCATTGTCATCCTGTTGTTGTTGATGCAATAAAAAAACAGGCTGAAAAACTCATCCATACATCAAATCTGTATTATATAAAGCAGCAGGCTGAGGTGGCAAAACTGCTGGTTGATCATTCATGCTGTGATAGGGTTTTTTTTGTAAACAGTGGAGCTGAAGCCAATGAAACGGCTATCAAACTTGTAAGGAAGTTTTACAACCCGCATCGATTTAAAATCCTGTCGTTTAAGAACTCATTCCACGGCAGAACGCTTGCAGCCCTGTCTGCAACAGGGCAGGATGCCTATAAAACAGATTTTGAGCCTCTTGTTGAAGGTTTTGAGTTTGCCGAATTTAACAACATCGATGATGCTATCTCAAAAATAGATGATAAGACTGCTGCTGTGCTTGTGGAGTTTATTCAGGGTGAAGGCGGCATCAATGTAGCTAAAGAGGATTTTATAAAAAAACTTTACAACTACTGCAAGGATAGAGGAGTTTTGTTTGTTGCAGATGAGGTTCAAACAGGTGCAGGCAGAACAGGTAAGTTTTTTGCCTATGAGCATTACGGTGTAGAACCAGATGTAATAACACTTGCAAAAGGCATTGGCGGAGGGGTGCCTATAGGTGTTGTGCTTGCAAAAGAAAATGTGGCAAAAGCACTTGGTCTGTCAACCCACGGTTCTACATTTGGCGGCAATCAGCTATCCTGTAGTGTTGCAGAGGCTGTTGTTAAACATATTCTAAGTGATGGTTTTTTGGAGGATGTAAAACAAAAGGGTGAATATCTCATTTCAAGCCTTAAAAATAAGCTTTCTGATAAACAGTGGATTGTGGATATAAGGGGTCTGGGATTGATGATAGGTGTTGAACTTGACAGTGTCGATCATGCAAAAGCCGTTATAAATAAAGCTTTTGAAAATGGTTTGCTTATTGGTAGGGCTGGCGAAAAAACGATCAGGCTTGAGCCACCTCTAATTGTTGAAAAAAGTATAATTGATGAGGCCGTTGATATTTTAGATGGAATTATTCAATGA
- a CDS encoding CinA family protein produces the protein MSVGVIYASLLANNWINRDFFAKFGIEIGFEAVSVDYEILKDTINTAFQLTEGLIIIYDSLQWHNIQKIMMQNFQRSLIFVDVSKPYVIAKGFKRIAEGVFFDNIDGKPVAFIDASLKKEDDFGKVAAHFVSDRSIVKVFGRLEDQKLEPVFRDEVEEIYLLKKEEIEHLKDNLKVYSTDGASESYALVDVLKVKNAKIATAESCTAGLVAAKIADVAGVSEFLEGGFVTYSNKMKVNQLKVSSGVLYRVGAVSREVAEAMAAGAIASSGADFAVSTTGIAGPTGGSDTKPVGLVWFGVAGKNGVVRATKMVFSGNRAAVREKAARFAILYLREFILSQ, from the coding sequence ATGAGTGTTGGTGTGATATATGCTTCATTGCTGGCTAATAACTGGATAAATAGAGACTTTTTTGCAAAGTTTGGCATTGAGATCGGTTTTGAAGCAGTCAGCGTTGATTATGAAATTTTGAAAGATACAATAAATACAGCTTTTCAGTTGACTGAGGGTTTAATTATTATTTACGATTCACTGCAGTGGCACAATATTCAGAAGATTATGATGCAGAATTTTCAAAGGAGTCTAATTTTTGTTGATGTCAGTAAACCCTATGTGATCGCAAAGGGTTTTAAAAGGATAGCCGAGGGTGTGTTCTTTGATAATATAGATGGCAAGCCTGTGGCATTCATCGATGCATCGTTAAAAAAAGAGGATGATTTTGGAAAAGTAGCTGCGCATTTTGTATCCGATAGAAGTATTGTGAAGGTGTTTGGTAGACTTGAGGATCAAAAGCTGGAGCCTGTATTCAGGGATGAGGTTGAGGAGATTTATCTACTAAAAAAGGAAGAAATAGAACATTTAAAAGATAACCTAAAAGTTTATTCGACAGATGGAGCCTCTGAAAGTTATGCGCTTGTCGATGTTTTAAAGGTTAAAAATGCAAAGATTGCAACAGCAGAAAGCTGCACAGCAGGTCTTGTTGCAGCAAAGATAGCCGATGTGGCAGGTGTGTCGGAGTTTTTGGAAGGTGGTTTTGTTACCTACTCAAATAAAATGAAGGTAAATCAACTTAAGGTTAGCTCAGGAGTGCTTTACAGGGTTGGTGCTGTTAGTAGAGAGGTAGCAGAAGCGATGGCAGCCGGAGCCATTGCCTCAAGTGGTGCTGATTTTGCCGTATCAACAACGGGTATAGCAGGACCAACAGGCGGTAGCGATACAAAACCCGTGGGTCTTGTCTGGTTTGGCGTGGCAGGAAAAAATGGTGTTGTTAGGGCAACAAAAATGGTTTTTAGCGGCAATAGGGCTGCAGTTAGAGAAAAAGCGGCAAGATTTGCCATTCTTTATTTAAGGGAGTTTATTTTAAGTCAGTGA